The Sparus aurata chromosome 15, fSpaAur1.1, whole genome shotgun sequence genomic interval GACACCATTATTCTCCCTGATTCATGTCGACATGCTGCATGGCCAGTGCCATTTCAAGTACCGCAGTTTTCCCGGGACATAGAACTAATCCTCACAGAGGCAAACAAAACATATCATGCCACTGGAAGACACTTCATGGATGCCAGTGTTAAATCAGCTATAATGCAAGACCTTTCAAAAGTGATTTTTTCCTACTCCGCATATCCATCAAGTCAACAGATTCTCTCAGTGGCTGAAGCTCTGGTTGCCAAGTTTCCATGTCTCAAGGAGGCGGGATCGTTTGCAGGGTTATATGGCTGGCAACAGCGCATAAAAAATAAGATGCACAATTACCGTGCCAAGCTAAAATCTCGAAAATATGCTTACCCGGAAATCGAAGTCAACTCATTGAAGAGGAAGCATCCGACTGATGCAGGCCCatcaaaaaatgtgaaaaagccTAAAAAAGCTGAGGTTAATTACCTACCTCCACACCCTGTTGGCGAAAGACAAGACACACTTGAGAAGGAGAGGCTTGAATTACTCGAtgaagtgaaaaagaaaaacaatgcgAAGTTAATCgcaaataaaatgagtaaaacCTTCTCAAGCCGAAGAGTCGAAGTGGTGACCCTCAGCccctctgtgagtgtgtttaaaGAAAGGTGGCCGGCATTATTCAGTGAGGCTCAGGTGAGTATGCTTGATAATTTTTCCTTCCCACCAAGAAACTTTAATGTGGTTACTTTGTGATCTGGTCTATCATTtaaaattttcttttttcccctttactTACTCACTAGATCAAGGAAGAGTTCTGTCGTATAACCACTGTTCCCTTGGAGGAGACGTTCATGCTGAAACTTGATGGGTACACACCAGGTCTTTTGCAGCTAATGCGTGCTaaaggaggagctgctggttcCAAGATACGCCCTCTGCTGGACACTGTAAATGACGTatgttgtttcacttttttcacaAATATGTAATAATTGATTTAAGTgaattaaaagtgaaataatcTGTAAACAATTGCTTTGTTGTGTACAAAGTTGAGCTCCTAACCAATTTAACAAACTACAATTCAACATCAAtctgtgaaatgtttaaaaatgttttagtttttaaggaaTTCAGTCTTTGTGTATGTAAATCTCTGAGTTCCACTAACAGTCTTTTGACTAAATTGTATCTCCCTACAGTCACAGAGcattgagaaaaaaagggaTGTAGTTGTCTGCTGCCTCATTGAATACCTTGGTGAAAGACAAGAAGATCTTTTCCATGACTGCCAGGTAGGCTATGTCATTGATAACAGGTGACTGATTAACTCAAAAAGATCCTCATgtcttcctctgctctgctctgaactcctcattttctctgctctcctcttttttcctctcatttcctctgcTCTCCACTCCTCTTGTCTGCTCTACTCGGCTCTCTTCTGGTATCCCCTCTTCTCCCCTTCTCCTTTCGTCTTCTGTCCACTCCTCTTTGCTCTTTTTACTCTGCAAGATAAACTGAAATGTATTGGAACAGCATCTTAATTAATATAcgtaaattaaaaatgtgtatgctttttgtttctttctttttaacatgtAGGAATGTGAGGACCTCACGGACAAAACAATGAAGGTGATCGTCATGCACAGTGTCATGGCCGAGGAGGATCCATCAGATGTGTGTATTGTGATTGAGGGAAACACAGTGATGGAAGGATGTGGAAGCCGAACAAAAGCCTGCATTCTGCTGATGGGACTGATATATGCTCTCAACCTCGAATATCCAAAGCAGCTAAAGAACACGTTTGAAGcttttcaaaaactttttttggaGCTTGACGGGGCGAAACTACTGAAGAAGGTCCATAGCCTCAAAAATAAGCTCATGCAATAGGCAGACATTTCCGCTCTTCCCCTCAAGAGGATCTTTTGTCCGAACAGAGCTGGATGGAGTT includes:
- the LOC115596562 gene encoding uncharacterized protein LOC115596562; this encodes MDASVKSAIMQDLSKVIFSYSAYPSSQQILSVAEALVAKFPCLKEAGSFAGLYGWQQRIKNKMHNYRAKLKSRKYAYPEIEVNSLKRKHPTDAGPSKNVKKPKKAEVNYLPPHPVGERQDTLEKERLELLDEVKKKNNAKLIANKMSKTFSSRRVEVVTLSPSVSVFKERWPALFSEAQIKEEFCRITTVPLEETFMLKLDGYTPGLLQLMRAKGGAAGSKIRPLLDTVNDSQSIEKKRDVVVCCLIEYLGERQEDLFHDCQECEDLTDKTMKVIVMHSVMAEEDPSDVCIVIEGNTVMEGCGSRTKACILLMGLIYALNLEYPKQLKNTFEAFQKLFLELDGAKLLKKVHSLKNKLMQ